The Pseudomonadota bacterium genomic sequence GGACAGGTTTTTATAGAGGGTGCGGATTTTACAAAACATCAACCGAATCAGCGCGATATCGCGATGATCTTCGATAACCTTGCGCTCTATCCCAATAAAACCGGTTTCGAGAATATCGCATCGCCTTTGCGGATCGCGAAAACGCCGAAGGACGAGATCAATCGCCGAGTGCATGAAATTGCTGAGATGCTGAAGATCGATCATATTCTGGATCGAACGCCAGCAACATTTAGTGGCGGCGAACGCCAGCGAGTCGCCCTAGGGCGCGCGATGATCCGCCAACCCCGATTTTATTTGCTCGACGAGCCGCTTTCGAGCTTGGATTTCATGTTGCGTATTGATCTCCGGACGGAATTGAAGCGCCTGCAGCGTGAAACTGGCCAGACGTTTTTGTTCACAACGCCGGATTACACCGAGGCCCTGGCGCTCGCCGATACGGTATGCGTCTTGATTGATGGCCGAATACGGCAGATCGCCAAGGCGCAAGAACTCTATGACGAACCGGTTGATCGGGATGTCGCACACTTTGTGGGCAATCCGCCGATCAACATCATACCGGCGCGCATCACGCGTGAGAGCGGCACGGCCCATATCTCCGTTGGCTCCATGAAAATGCCGCTGCCGGCGAAAATGGAACATGGCATGCCGGGGTCAGTTACGAATGTTGAGATTGGTTTGCGGCCAGAGCATGTGCGGATTGTGGAGCCTGGCTCGGATGTAGTCCATCTGACTGGTGTCGTGAACGACCTTGAACCGCTCGGCATGCACACCACAGTGGGCATAGATTTGGAGGGTGTGAATCTCTTCTTCACGGTCGAGGGCGTGCAGGAATTCAAGGACGGCGATAAGATTGACGTACACGTCGATACGGAATCGCTGCTGTTTTTTGATCCCGAGACGGGCCGCCGCATTTCCTGAAGCCCGTTCGCTGGCCCACGTACCCCAGATTAATAGTTCTGCCTGCGGTGTGCAGTTTGCCGCGGAGTAGGCTGTTTCAATCAATCAGTCTTCGGCATTGAACTCGGTCAATTCATATGTTGCCTCGGATTAGCGTATTTTCTCTCGGCGGTACCATTGCGATGGGCTCTACGGCGCCCGGCAAGGGGGTCTCCCTATCGCATTCCGCGGAAATGCTTATCGCGGCGGTCCCAGGGTTGGCCGAAATCGCCGAGATCGAGGCGCAATCCTTCCGCCTGCTTCCAAGCCCGGATATTACTTTGGACGATCTGGCAGCGTTAGCGCGCGAAATTAATCATCGGTTGGATGACGGCGTGCGCGGCATTGTCGTGACGCAGGGCACCGATACCCTCGAAGAATCCGCCTTTGTCATTGATCGTCTGGTGCAGAACGATGCACCGGTCGTGTTTACTGGCGCCATGCGCAATCCCACCATGCCGGGCCCGGATGGACCGGCCAATCTCTTTCACGCCGTTATAGTGGCGTTGGATCAGCAAGCGCGTGGCATCGGCACCTTGGTGGTGATGAATGACGAAATTCACGCCGCTCGCTACGTGAAAAAATTGCACACCACCAGCCCCGCAGCATTTCATTCCAGTCCTGCTGGCGCCATCGGTTGGGTCATAGAAAAGCGCGCGCGTATTGTCACGCGTCCGGGTGGGCGCTATCCGATCGCGTTGCCGGCGGCGCCGCGTGCCGCGCGGGTTGCCCGCTTGAGTGTCGGCCTGGATGAAGATGGTACCCTGGTCGAACTCGCCCTGCAGGCGGGGTATCATGGCATTGTCGTCGACGTCACCGGTGGCGGTCATGTTCCCAAGGCGATGGTCGAGGCATTGGGGCAGGCAGCACGACGGATACCTGTTGTCTATGCGTCGCGCACGCGTCACGGCGATACCATGCAGGCAACATATGATTTTCCTGGCGCTGAAACGGATCTGCTGGCGCGCGGCCTGATCCCCGCCGGTTGGCTGGATGGCATCAAATCACGCTTGCTCTTGACCCTTCTTCTTCGCGCCGGCGCGGGCGAAGAAGAAATCAGGCAAGCCTTCGAAAGCTGGCGCTATCCGTTCGGGCGCTAATCCAAGAGTGGAAGAGTGGCAATTACGATTATCTGCAATAGTCGCTGGTTGGATTATTGAAAAGGGTCCCGGTCCGCCGCAACGTCGGTGGGCCGGGATTTTATTATGTACAAGATTGTCTTAGACGGCCAAGAAGAGAGTTTTTCGAGCACTAGCGAAGACAGCGTGTTGAGGGCGGGTCTGCGCGCCGGCCTTGGCTTGCCGTATGAATGCAGCACAGGCTCATGTGGCACCTGCAAATTCGATTTGCTCGATGGCGAGACCGAAAATTTGTGGCCGGACGCGCCCGGTCTCTCCGAGCGTGACCTGCGCAAAGACCGTCGGCTCGCCTGTCAAAACCGTCCCCTAAGCGACTGCAGAATCAAGGTGAGAATTGATCCTGCAGCTACTCCGAAAATCCTGCCACGGCGGCAACAGGTACGGCTTGTGGAGAGCCGAGAGCTTACCCACGACATGGTTGAATTTCGCTTCAAGGCCGAGAGCAAAGCAGAATTTTTGCCCGGGCAGTATGCACTTTTCACCCTGCCAGGTGTAACTGGCCTGCGCGCCTATTCCATGGCCAATCTTTCGAATGACACCGGAATATGGGATTTC encodes the following:
- a CDS encoding ABC transporter ATP-binding protein — encoded protein: GQVFIEGADFTKHQPNQRDIAMIFDNLALYPNKTGFENIASPLRIAKTPKDEINRRVHEIAEMLKIDHILDRTPATFSGGERQRVALGRAMIRQPRFYLLDEPLSSLDFMLRIDLRTELKRLQRETGQTFLFTTPDYTEALALADTVCVLIDGRIRQIAKAQELYDEPVDRDVAHFVGNPPINIIPARITRESGTAHISVGSMKMPLPAKMEHGMPGSVTNVEIGLRPEHVRIVEPGSDVVHLTGVVNDLEPLGMHTTVGIDLEGVNLFFTVEGVQEFKDGDKIDVHVDTESLLFFDPETGRRIS
- a CDS encoding asparaginase; the protein is MLPRISVFSLGGTIAMGSTAPGKGVSLSHSAEMLIAAVPGLAEIAEIEAQSFRLLPSPDITLDDLAALAREINHRLDDGVRGIVVTQGTDTLEESAFVIDRLVQNDAPVVFTGAMRNPTMPGPDGPANLFHAVIVALDQQARGIGTLVVMNDEIHAARYVKKLHTTSPAAFHSSPAGAIGWVIEKRARIVTRPGGRYPIALPAAPRAARVARLSVGLDEDGTLVELALQAGYHGIVVDVTGGGHVPKAMVEALGQAARRIPVVYASRTRHGDTMQATYDFPGAETDLLARGLIPAGWLDGIKSRLLLTLLLRAGAGEEEIRQAFESWRYPFGR